The Candidatus Binataceae bacterium genome has a window encoding:
- a CDS encoding SDR family NAD(P)-dependent oxidoreductase, translating to MAFTVAPERFRVDPDLQSGVRGKRVLITGAGKDGGLGQAFALASGLNGAASVGVHFHTSYGDGFDLVHALRAMGVNAFPVQADVTNLGDLWATRSYVIEQMGGRTPNLLICNSGLTEKGYSFGRALREIPDEPLAMRRARVRQHFIDNLQESRLVLDTKIDGFLAATHLWAGEAVYHKEPLQLLYVSSRQAIDPGASVPGYVISNWAVLELPRVLAVNLGQSAKFVSAACILLPFVRTGMTDEYAHNPKVFGRWQPRMLETHEAAKAFLQLLARPQAELDQGMFELLVEGSADKVEVRWKKVHLDLREEALEWSESAVLRF from the coding sequence ATGGCTTTCACAGTCGCGCCCGAGCGCTTCCGCGTCGACCCGGATTTGCAAAGCGGCGTCCGCGGCAAGCGAGTGCTGATCACCGGCGCAGGCAAGGACGGCGGACTGGGCCAGGCCTTCGCCCTCGCCTCGGGGCTCAACGGCGCTGCGTCGGTCGGCGTCCACTTCCATACGAGCTATGGGGACGGTTTCGACCTCGTGCATGCGCTGCGCGCGATGGGGGTCAATGCGTTTCCTGTGCAGGCCGACGTCACCAATTTGGGCGATCTGTGGGCCACACGCAGCTACGTGATCGAGCAGATGGGAGGACGGACGCCCAACCTGCTCATCTGCAATTCGGGGCTGACCGAGAAGGGATATTCCTTCGGCCGCGCCCTGCGCGAGATTCCCGACGAGCCGCTCGCGATGCGCCGCGCGCGGGTGCGGCAGCACTTCATCGACAATCTCCAGGAGTCGCGCCTGGTGCTCGACACCAAGATTGACGGCTTCCTGGCCGCGACCCACCTGTGGGCCGGCGAGGCGGTCTATCACAAGGAGCCGCTGCAGCTTCTCTATGTCTCCTCGCGCCAGGCGATCGATCCGGGCGCCTCGGTGCCGGGCTATGTGATCAGCAATTGGGCGGTGCTGGAGCTGCCCCGGGTGCTGGCGGTCAACCTGGGGCAGAGCGCGAAATTCGTCAGCGCCGCGTGCATTCTGCTCCCCTTCGTGCGCACCGGCATGACCGACGAATACGCCCACAATCCGAAGGTGTTCGGGCGATGGCAGCCGCGGATGCTCGAGACGCACGAGGCGGCCAAGGCGTTCTTGCAACTCCTCGCGCGCCCGCAGGCTGAGCTCGACCAAGGGATGTTCGAGCTGCTGGTCGAGGGCAGCGCCGACAAGGTCGAGGTCCGATGGAAAAAAGTCCATCTCGACCTGCGCGAGGAGGCGCTGGAGTGGAGCGAGAGCGCAGTGCTGCGCTTCTGA
- a CDS encoding CaiB/BaiF CoA-transferase family protein, with the protein MAGPLGHIRVLELSRVLAGPWAAQTLADLGAEVIKVEKPKTGDDTRSWAPPYARTRDGSQSTETAYFLSTNRGKRSVTVDLAHPEGQRLVRALAGWSDVVIENFKVGGLARYGLDYPTLHALKAALVYCSITGFGQTGPYRDRPGYDFMIQGLGGLMSITGEPDERAGGGPMKVGVAVADLFTGLYATIAILGALAHRDRTGEGQHIDMALLDSQVAMLANQAMNYLTTGVAPRRLGNAHPNIVPYQVFAASDGHLIVAVGNEGQYARLCEAAGRPELASDPRFGSNEMRVRNREELGRLLGEAFRTRSKGEWLDALERAGVPCGPINTVADVFADPQVRARGMRLELAHPTLGVVPSVANPIKYSATPLTYRSAPPTLGADTDEVLHEVVGLAPAEIARLREAGVI; encoded by the coding sequence ATGGCTGGTCCGCTGGGGCACATCCGCGTCCTTGAACTCTCGCGCGTGCTCGCCGGGCCGTGGGCGGCGCAGACCCTGGCCGACCTCGGCGCCGAAGTGATCAAGGTCGAGAAACCGAAAACCGGCGACGATACCCGGAGCTGGGCGCCGCCCTACGCGCGGACGCGCGACGGCAGCCAAAGCACCGAAACCGCTTACTTTCTCTCGACTAATCGTGGCAAGCGCTCGGTCACGGTCGACCTCGCCCATCCCGAGGGCCAGCGCCTGGTGCGGGCGCTCGCCGGATGGAGCGATGTGGTGATCGAGAATTTCAAGGTCGGCGGTCTCGCCCGCTACGGACTCGACTACCCGACGCTGCATGCGCTCAAGGCGGCGCTGGTCTATTGCTCGATAACCGGCTTCGGCCAGACCGGCCCCTACCGCGACCGGCCCGGGTACGATTTCATGATCCAGGGGCTCGGCGGCCTGATGAGCATCACGGGCGAGCCCGACGAGCGCGCGGGCGGCGGGCCGATGAAAGTCGGCGTCGCGGTGGCCGACCTTTTCACCGGGCTTTATGCGACGATCGCAATCCTGGGCGCGCTGGCCCATCGCGACCGCACCGGCGAGGGACAACACATCGACATGGCGCTGCTCGACTCGCAGGTCGCGATGCTCGCCAATCAGGCGATGAATTACCTCACCACCGGCGTTGCTCCGCGACGGTTGGGCAACGCGCATCCGAACATCGTGCCCTACCAAGTCTTCGCCGCGAGTGACGGCCATTTGATCGTCGCGGTCGGCAACGAGGGTCAGTACGCGCGGCTGTGCGAGGCGGCCGGCCGGCCGGAGCTGGCAAGCGACCCGCGCTTTGGCTCCAACGAGATGCGCGTCAGGAATCGCGAGGAACTGGGCCGCCTGCTTGGCGAGGCGTTCCGCACGCGCTCGAAGGGCGAGTGGCTCGACGCGCTCGAGCGCGCGGGCGTCCCATGCGGCCCCATCAATACGGTCGCTGACGTCTTCGCCGACCCGCAAGTGCGGGCGCGCGGGATGCGCCTGGAGCTGGCGCATCCGACGCTCGGCGTGGTGCCGTCGGTCGCCAATCCCATCAAGTATTCCGCAACGCCGCTGACCTACCGCTCGGCGCCGCCGACGCTCGGGGCCGACACCGACGAGGTGTTGCACGAGGTCGTGGGGCTCGCGCCGGCGGAGATCGCGCGCCTGCGCGAAGCGGGCGTTATCTGA
- a CDS encoding thiamine pyrophosphate-binding protein produces MAASETRQTAERTAPRRATRTGAQVLVDQLRLHRADTAYCVPGESYLAVLDALYDVREEIRLVVCRQEGGAAYMADAYGKLTGRPGICFVTRGPGATNASVGVHTAFQDSTPMILFIGQVERAFLERGAFQELDFGRMYGQMAKWVAQIDDARRIPEFLARAFTLATSGRPGPVVLALPEDMLRDEVIVDDAEPYTPVQAYPGRAEMARLREMLRGAQRPLMVLGGSTWTAAGVADIMAFAEANRLATAVAFRRQDRFDNLHPCYAGDLGIGPNSRLAARAAEADLVIAVGTRLSEATTGGYTLFDVPRPRQKLVHVYPAAEELGRVYQAELAINAGGSQFAEAAKGLVPVDSAGWAAATEAAHREYLEYNAPVPNPGAVQMAEIVATLREQLPPDTIVANGAGNYSGWIHRFWRYRRFSTQLAPTSGSMGYGVPAGVAAAIAHPDRTVLSFSGDGCFLMNGQEIATAAQHGAAPIFFVVNNGMYGTIRMHQEREYPARVWGTELANPDFAALARAYGLHGETIEHTADFAPAFERALSARRAALIELRLDPEAISPRTTLSKIRQAALAARAKTAASRETK; encoded by the coding sequence ATGGCGGCAAGCGAAACCAGGCAGACAGCGGAAAGAACCGCGCCGCGGCGCGCAACGCGCACGGGCGCCCAGGTGCTGGTCGACCAACTGCGCCTCCACCGCGCCGACACCGCCTACTGCGTCCCCGGCGAGAGCTATCTTGCCGTGCTCGACGCGCTCTACGACGTGCGCGAGGAGATTCGCCTGGTCGTCTGCCGCCAGGAAGGCGGCGCGGCCTACATGGCCGATGCCTACGGCAAGCTGACGGGCCGGCCGGGAATCTGTTTCGTCACCCGCGGACCCGGCGCGACCAACGCGAGCGTCGGAGTCCATACGGCCTTCCAGGATTCCACGCCGATGATCCTGTTCATCGGGCAGGTCGAGCGGGCCTTTCTCGAGCGCGGCGCCTTCCAGGAGCTCGACTTCGGCCGGATGTACGGCCAAATGGCAAAGTGGGTCGCGCAAATCGACGACGCCCGCCGCATCCCCGAGTTCCTCGCGCGCGCCTTCACCTTGGCGACTTCGGGACGGCCCGGCCCGGTCGTGCTCGCGCTGCCCGAGGACATGCTGCGCGACGAGGTCATAGTGGACGACGCCGAGCCCTACACGCCGGTGCAAGCTTATCCGGGGAGGGCCGAGATGGCGCGCCTGCGTGAGATGCTGCGCGGCGCGCAGCGGCCGCTGATGGTGCTCGGCGGCAGCACGTGGACCGCGGCCGGCGTCGCCGACATCATGGCCTTCGCTGAGGCGAACCGGCTCGCCACTGCGGTCGCCTTCCGCCGCCAGGACCGCTTCGACAACCTCCATCCCTGCTACGCCGGCGACCTCGGCATCGGCCCCAATTCCAGGCTCGCGGCGCGCGCCGCCGAAGCCGATCTAGTGATCGCCGTCGGCACCCGGCTCAGCGAGGCGACCACCGGCGGCTACACGCTGTTCGACGTGCCGCGTCCGCGCCAGAAGCTCGTGCACGTTTATCCGGCCGCCGAAGAGCTCGGCCGCGTCTATCAGGCGGAGCTGGCGATCAACGCCGGCGGCTCGCAATTCGCGGAGGCGGCGAAGGGGCTCGTGCCGGTGGATTCCGCAGGGTGGGCCGCGGCGACCGAAGCCGCGCATCGCGAGTACCTGGAGTACAACGCGCCGGTGCCCAACCCGGGGGCGGTGCAGATGGCGGAAATTGTCGCCACGCTGCGCGAGCAACTGCCGCCCGACACGATCGTCGCCAACGGGGCCGGCAACTATTCCGGATGGATCCATCGCTTCTGGCGCTACCGTCGGTTTAGCACCCAGCTCGCGCCGACGAGCGGTTCGATGGGCTACGGGGTGCCGGCCGGCGTCGCCGCCGCAATCGCCCATCCCGACCGCACTGTCCTGTCGTTCTCGGGCGACGGATGCTTCCTGATGAACGGGCAGGAGATCGCGACCGCCGCCCAGCACGGGGCGGCGCCGATCTTCTTCGTCGTCAACAACGGCATGTACGGCACAATCCGGATGCACCAGGAGCGCGAATACCCCGCGCGCGTGTGGGGCACCGAACTGGCCAATCCCGACTTCGCGGCCCTGGCGCGAGCCTACGGTTTGCACGGCGAGACGATCGAGCACACTGCGGACTTCGCGCCGGCCTTCGAGCGCGCGCTGAGCGCCCGACGCGCCGCGCTAATCGAGTTGCGGCTGGACCCGGAGGCGATCTCGCCGCGCACGACGCTCAGTAAAATTCGCCAAGCCGCGTTGGCGGCCCGCGCCAAGACCGCCGCCTCGCGGGAAACGAAGTAG
- a CDS encoding YqgE/AlgH family protein — MKVLRFHGGSPRLCATIAACAALALVVLAAGSVMGEPEDESKPYFLVATSELSDPIFQRSVILMLPPAPPPNVIVAGLIINKPTTIPLHRLFPKAIALKDGAAYFGGPVGINEGSLLLRTPTPPLKATRLLGDVYLSTDRGSIIGAMGGARTARSLRFMLGRAQWTREQLRREIMEGAWYTTAADADTVFSNRPQEVWQALVKRAQLLRVKVAPSGSRDAAGLFWAPEQTPY; from the coding sequence ATGAAGGTCCTGCGATTCCATGGCGGTTCGCCGCGGCTGTGCGCGACCATCGCCGCGTGCGCCGCGCTCGCCCTGGTCGTGCTTGCGGCGGGCAGCGTGATGGGCGAGCCCGAGGACGAATCCAAACCCTACTTCCTGGTTGCGACCTCGGAGCTCAGTGACCCGATCTTCCAGCGTTCAGTTATCCTGATGCTTCCGCCGGCACCGCCGCCCAACGTGATCGTTGCCGGACTGATCATCAACAAGCCAACCACCATCCCGCTGCACCGGCTGTTTCCCAAGGCCATCGCGCTCAAAGACGGCGCGGCCTACTTCGGCGGTCCCGTGGGGATAAACGAAGGCTCGTTGCTCTTGCGCACTCCGACACCGCCGCTCAAGGCGACCCGCCTGCTCGGCGATGTTTATCTGAGCACCGACCGGGGTTCGATCATCGGCGCGATGGGCGGCGCGCGTACGGCGCGCAGCCTGCGCTTTATGCTCGGCCGCGCGCAATGGACGCGCGAGCAGCTGCGGCGCGAGATCATGGAGGGCGCGTGGTACACTACGGCCGCCGACGCCGACACTGTCTTCAGCAACAGGCCGCAAGAAGTATGGCAGGCGCTGGTCAAGCGCGCCCAGTTGCTGAGGGTCAAGGTCGCCCCGTCCGGAAGCCGCGACGCGGCTGGACTTTTCTGGGCACCTGAGCAAACGCCGTATTAG
- a CDS encoding cytochrome c oxidase subunit II codes for MGWLPQDVSSFGPDVDHVFSLILYIVGAWFIAAEALILYFAVRYRRRTGRPAAYVRGDTLRQAAWVLIPGLIVVLLDFGIDIAAGRAWDEIKLDSPAATLNVRVTAERFAWIFTYPGPDGKFDAGHDYWSLGKLYVPVGQVVRLNMRSMDVIHSFAVPNMRLRQDIVPGRTIAAWFKATTPGSYEIECTELCGFDHYKMQGTLIVLSAADYAKWQQQHWPSAQARAGGEAGEVKK; via the coding sequence ATGGGTTGGCTTCCGCAGGACGTTTCAAGTTTTGGCCCCGACGTCGATCACGTCTTTAGCTTGATCCTCTACATCGTCGGCGCATGGTTCATCGCAGCCGAAGCCCTGATCCTTTATTTCGCGGTGCGCTACCGGCGGCGGACCGGGCGTCCGGCCGCCTATGTGCGCGGCGACACCCTGAGGCAGGCCGCCTGGGTGTTAATCCCCGGGCTCATCGTGGTGCTGCTCGATTTTGGAATTGACATCGCGGCGGGCCGCGCCTGGGACGAGATCAAGCTCGATTCGCCGGCGGCCACGCTCAACGTTCGCGTCACTGCCGAGCGCTTCGCGTGGATCTTCACCTATCCCGGCCCCGACGGAAAATTCGACGCCGGGCATGACTACTGGTCGCTGGGCAAGCTCTACGTTCCGGTGGGCCAGGTGGTGCGGCTCAACATGCGCTCGATGGACGTGATCCACAGCTTCGCGGTGCCCAACATGCGCCTGCGCCAGGACATCGTCCCCGGCCGCACGATCGCGGCATGGTTCAAGGCGACCACGCCCGGCAGCTACGAGATCGAATGCACTGAGCTGTGCGGTTTCGACCATTACAAGATGCAGGGCACGCTGATCGTCTTGAGCGCGGCAGACTATGCCAAATGGCAGCAGCAGCATTGGCCGTCGGCGCAGGCCAGGGCGGGCGGCGAGGCGGGCGAGGTGAAAAAATGA
- a CDS encoding cbb3-type cytochrome c oxidase subunit I, producing MSQAAALKETGYAGHGEALGFWRKYVFSIDHKTIAKQYLGISLFMALVGAYTAYAIRWQLAWPLTRIPGVGAISPDAYNSLVTMHGTIMVFFVAMPLLLGAFGNFCIPLMVGAADMAFPRLNMLSVWTFFTGGLVLLASLFVPGGAAAAGWTSYAPLSANPAYTTAVLGQDMWIVALALEFASFLMGGVNFLTTALNVRAPGMSLWRMPLLVWYEITASALFLLSVGPLIGGAVMLLLDRVLGTGFYLPAKGGDPLLWEHLFWFFGHPEVYVVALPGFGIMLEILPVFSRKPVFAYRALIYCALTATALSLIVWAHHMFVSGMDPRLATPFSVTTILISVPFAIMVFAMIATLWGGSMTFETPMLFALGGLASFLLGGVTGIFLGSAATDIYLHGTYFVVAHFHYTLFPVTFFAGFAGLYYWYPKMFGRMMNERLGKLHFWLTFFGFQAVFIPLFLVGVAGTPRRVFMPVGYPLFSALQPLQVFATVAAIVLIAAQAAFVANFFLSLKYGKQAQRNPWRANTLEWSTDSPPPHENFPAPPQVRRWPYEYSTPGARRDWMPQDEAAEAATVRAAS from the coding sequence ATGAGTCAGGCGGCGGCGCTAAAGGAGACCGGTTACGCCGGGCACGGCGAGGCGCTCGGCTTCTGGCGCAAGTATGTATTCTCGATCGATCACAAGACGATCGCGAAGCAGTATCTCGGGATCAGCCTGTTCATGGCGCTGGTCGGCGCCTACACCGCCTATGCAATCCGCTGGCAGCTCGCCTGGCCGTTGACCCGGATCCCCGGGGTCGGCGCGATCTCGCCCGACGCGTACAACAGCCTTGTGACGATGCACGGCACCATCATGGTGTTCTTCGTGGCGATGCCGCTGCTGCTCGGCGCTTTCGGCAACTTTTGCATCCCGCTGATGGTCGGCGCGGCTGACATGGCGTTCCCGCGCCTCAATATGCTCTCAGTATGGACCTTCTTTACCGGCGGGCTGGTCCTGTTGGCGAGCCTGTTCGTGCCGGGCGGCGCTGCGGCCGCTGGCTGGACCTCCTACGCGCCGCTGTCGGCCAATCCCGCGTACACCACCGCGGTGCTGGGCCAGGATATGTGGATCGTGGCGCTCGCCCTGGAGTTCGCCTCCTTCCTGATGGGCGGCGTCAATTTTCTCACCACCGCGCTCAACGTGCGCGCGCCAGGGATGAGCCTGTGGCGGATGCCGCTGCTGGTCTGGTACGAGATCACTGCGAGCGCGTTGTTCCTGCTCTCGGTCGGGCCGCTGATCGGCGGCGCGGTCATGCTCCTGCTCGATCGCGTGCTCGGCACCGGCTTCTACCTGCCGGCCAAGGGCGGCGACCCGCTGCTCTGGGAGCACCTGTTCTGGTTCTTCGGCCATCCGGAAGTTTACGTGGTGGCGCTGCCCGGATTCGGGATCATGCTGGAGATCCTGCCGGTGTTCTCGCGCAAACCGGTGTTCGCCTACCGCGCGCTGATCTACTGCGCGCTGACCGCGACGGCGCTCAGCCTCATCGTATGGGCGCATCACATGTTCGTGAGCGGGATGGACCCGCGGCTGGCCACGCCCTTCAGCGTCACGACGATTCTGATTTCGGTGCCCTTCGCGATCATGGTGTTCGCGATGATCGCGACGCTGTGGGGTGGTTCGATGACGTTCGAGACGCCGATGCTGTTCGCGCTCGGCGGACTGGCGAGCTTTCTGCTCGGCGGCGTGACCGGCATCTTTCTCGGCTCGGCGGCGACCGATATCTATCTGCACGGGACCTATTTCGTCGTCGCGCATTTCCACTACACGTTGTTTCCGGTAACGTTCTTCGCCGGTTTCGCGGGGCTCTATTACTGGTACCCCAAGATGTTCGGGCGAATGATGAATGAGCGGCTCGGCAAGCTGCATTTCTGGCTGACCTTTTTCGGATTCCAGGCAGTTTTCATCCCGCTCTTCCTGGTCGGCGTCGCCGGCACGCCGCGCCGCGTGTTCATGCCGGTCGGCTATCCGCTATTCAGCGCGTTGCAGCCGTTGCAAGTATTCGCGACCGTCGCCGCGATCGTCTTGATCGCAGCGCAGGCGGCATTCGTTGCCAATTTCTTCCTGAGCCTCAAATACGGCAAGCAGGCCCAGCGCAATCCCTGGCGCGCCAACACCCTGGAGTGGAGTACCGACTCGCCTCCGCCGCACGAGAATTTCCCCGCGCCGCCCCAGGTCCGCCGCTGGCCATATGAGTACAGCACGCCCGGCGCCAGGCGCGACTGGATGCCGCAGGACGAAGCGGCCGAGGCTGCAACTGTCCGCGCGGCGAGTTGA
- a CDS encoding cytochrome c oxidase subunit 3, which translates to MEAAPAHQVEAALAIDDSIQAIPVGRIAIWWFLASEIMVFGGLIACFVLFRLAHGGWDAEAAHVHWQIGAFNTLVLLTSSYTMAMACTAAKADDAARLRICLLLTVLLGLTFLGVKAHEYSLEAAKGLTPWSGLFWAFYYTLTGLHSVHVLAGIVVNFFLWIAARRSSLWPMIQRRIEYAGLYWHFVDVVWIFLFPLVYLS; encoded by the coding sequence ATGGAAGCAGCACCTGCACACCAGGTCGAGGCCGCGCTGGCGATTGACGATTCGATCCAGGCGATTCCCGTCGGCCGAATCGCGATCTGGTGGTTCCTTGCCTCGGAAATAATGGTCTTCGGCGGACTGATCGCCTGTTTCGTCCTGTTTCGCCTCGCGCACGGCGGATGGGACGCCGAGGCCGCGCACGTGCATTGGCAGATCGGCGCCTTCAACACTCTGGTTCTGCTGACGAGCAGCTATACGATGGCGATGGCATGCACGGCCGCCAAGGCCGACGACGCCGCGCGGCTGCGCATCTGCCTGTTGCTGACGGTATTGCTGGGACTCACGTTCCTTGGCGTGAAGGCCCATGAATACTCATTGGAAGCAGCAAAAGGCTTGACTCCGTGGTCCGGCCTGTTCTGGGCATTCTACTACACGCTGACCGGCCTTCATTCGGTCCACGTCCTGGCCGGCATCGTGGTTAATTTTTTCCTGTGGATAGCCGCGCGCCGAAGCTCGTTGTGGCCGATGATTCAGCGGCGTATTGAATACGCCGGCCTCTACTGGCATTTCGTTGATGTCGTATGGATATTCCTCTTTCCGCTCGTCTATCTCAGCTGA
- a CDS encoding cytochrome C oxidase subunit IV family protein, with translation MIESMHDSPAAVRTLDLHIWEWLLALLAAGLVVFVLPIPKIVALALVFGAALIKAVLVVRNYMHLKAEHPLLYVIALFPVLLFIVMAIALLPDIAWKR, from the coding sequence ATGATCGAATCGATGCATGACAGTCCAGCCGCCGTCCGCACGCTCGACCTTCATATCTGGGAGTGGCTGCTCGCGCTGCTCGCCGCCGGACTGGTGGTTTTCGTCCTGCCGATTCCCAAAATCGTCGCGCTCGCGCTGGTGTTCGGAGCCGCTCTGATCAAGGCCGTGCTGGTCGTGCGCAATTACATGCATCTGAAGGCCGAACATCCGCTCCTCTACGTCATCGCGCTCTTTCCGGTTTTGCTGTTCATCGTGATGGCGATTGCCTTGCTGCCGGATATCGCATGGAAGCGGTGA
- a CDS encoding heme-copper oxidase subunit III — MEAVSEIPALHSSPGRLGAPGLGAGPDSPGNATGIASSVLAVAIFIGSEIMLFGGLLSGFIILRAGNPFWPPPGQPRLPLLVTTLNTAVLFVSAWTVLRALRAVRRGDSQGLTSALVATLALGLTFLAVQGSEWMRLIRYGLTAGSSVYGGVFYTLVGLHALHVAAAVTALAAVLGLARAGRYSRTSHGGVAALSMYWCFVVALWGVIYVVVYLG, encoded by the coding sequence ATGGAAGCGGTGAGCGAAATTCCGGCCCTGCACTCCAGCCCCGGACGCCTGGGCGCTCCCGGCCTGGGCGCCGGCCCCGATTCGCCGGGCAACGCCACCGGAATCGCAAGCAGCGTGCTCGCGGTGGCCATCTTCATCGGCTCCGAGATCATGCTGTTTGGAGGGCTGCTCAGCGGTTTCATCATCCTGCGGGCGGGGAATCCGTTCTGGCCGCCGCCGGGCCAGCCTCGGCTTCCGCTGCTGGTGACGACACTCAATACCGCAGTGCTGTTTGTCAGCGCCTGGACGGTGCTGCGTGCGCTGCGCGCGGTCCGGCGCGGCGATTCGCAAGGACTGACGAGCGCACTGGTTGCGACCCTCGCCCTCGGCCTGACGTTTCTCGCAGTGCAGGGCTCCGAATGGATGCGGCTGATCCGCTACGGGCTCACTGCAGGCTCGAGCGTCTATGGCGGAGTCTTCTACACGCTTGTCGGTTTGCACGCGCTCCATGTGGCGGCGGCCGTGACCGCGCTGGCCGCCGTGCTCGGGCTGGCGCGCGCTGGCCGCTACTCGCGCACATCTCACGGCGGCGTCGCCGCGTTGTCGATGTATTGGTGCTTCGTCGTCGCGCTCTGGGGCGTCATCTATGTGGTCGTCTACCTCGGCTAG
- a CDS encoding ferritin-like domain-containing protein, with the protein MLDSLHAHYALLGLHREAEIQGLRLVFALMRKLSDTDAQIELARQAADEARHLWMLERRLAELRATLSFPARQPMTLRPLAIGKDSGDTLAAACALKQRALLRYTASLPGLDREAAELREAIAADEKTHLAWFARRLARARPSPDCSPRIERFLEAEDAAFAAVSGA; encoded by the coding sequence GTGTTGGACTCTCTGCATGCGCACTACGCATTGCTCGGATTGCATCGGGAGGCCGAAATCCAAGGGCTGCGGCTGGTGTTCGCCTTGATGCGCAAGCTTTCCGACACCGACGCGCAGATCGAACTGGCGCGCCAGGCCGCTGACGAAGCGCGACATCTCTGGATGCTCGAGCGCAGGCTTGCCGAGTTGCGCGCGACATTATCGTTCCCCGCGCGTCAGCCAATGACCCTGCGCCCGCTTGCGATTGGCAAGGACAGTGGCGACACGCTCGCGGCCGCTTGCGCGCTCAAGCAGCGCGCGCTGCTGCGCTACACGGCGAGTCTGCCGGGGCTCGATCGCGAGGCCGCCGAACTGCGCGAGGCGATTGCCGCCGACGAGAAAACGCACCTGGCATGGTTCGCCCGGCGGCTCGCACGGGCGAGGCCGTCGCCCGACTGCTCCCCAAGGATCGAGCGCTTTCTCGAAGCCGAAGACGCCGCGTTTGCCGCCGTGTCAGGGGCCTGA
- a CDS encoding sigma 54-interacting transcriptional regulator, which produces MSTSADLRLPARHDSGPPKYFDLFWDSDLEVLIPLLAAIGEQRGEVLARWHDLYLLYFADKRALSREEFFRIYGEDLAATVGTLCARDFDGFVAEMRRIGELLIGREVPFSEVVVSMHLFEESASCVFPPGASPATYHLFDKISHCRTVILADAYFRSRTAAAAARIEGLEQEAAQIPPASRTRFHGLVGASPAMRRLYERIEAAGAVRGTVLVVGETGTGKELVARALHECSPAAHGPFLALNCAAVPHELIESELFGYRRGAFSGATADYAGLFRAAQNGTLFLDEITEMSVETQGKLLRALQERAVRPVGATREIPVNARLVASTNRDPQAAVEEGRIRRDLYYRLHVNVLHVPPLRERLDDIPLLIEHFIQLFGRQLDRKTPITAIDPAALEACRRYSWPGNVRELANAIEAAFTFNRSGTIALDDLPQAIAAAAGLSAAAAPRVGSALSLAGAERELIRRALADARGNKCRAAELLGISRKMLYARMARHGLVWRRGSCSAEERPPSKPS; this is translated from the coding sequence ATGAGCACAAGCGCGGATCTTCGCCTGCCGGCGCGGCATGACTCGGGACCCCCGAAGTATTTCGATCTTTTCTGGGACAGCGATCTCGAGGTGCTGATTCCGCTGCTCGCCGCGATCGGCGAGCAGCGCGGCGAGGTGCTCGCGCGCTGGCACGATCTCTACCTGCTGTATTTCGCCGACAAGCGCGCGCTCTCGCGCGAAGAGTTTTTCCGCATCTACGGCGAGGACCTCGCCGCGACGGTCGGCACGCTGTGCGCGAGGGACTTCGACGGTTTCGTCGCCGAGATGCGGCGGATCGGTGAGCTTCTGATCGGGCGCGAGGTACCGTTCTCCGAGGTCGTGGTCTCGATGCATCTGTTCGAGGAGAGCGCAAGCTGCGTCTTTCCGCCCGGCGCCTCGCCCGCCACCTACCATCTGTTCGACAAGATAAGCCATTGCCGCACCGTGATCCTGGCGGACGCCTACTTTCGCTCGCGCACTGCCGCGGCCGCCGCGCGCATCGAGGGGCTCGAACAGGAGGCGGCGCAGATCCCGCCCGCCAGCCGGACGCGCTTCCATGGCCTGGTCGGGGCCAGCCCGGCGATGCGCCGGCTGTACGAGCGGATCGAGGCCGCCGGCGCGGTCCGCGGCACGGTGCTGGTAGTCGGCGAAACCGGCACCGGCAAGGAACTGGTGGCGCGCGCGCTGCACGAATGCTCGCCGGCCGCGCACGGCCCCTTCCTCGCGCTCAACTGCGCCGCCGTTCCCCACGAGCTTATTGAGAGCGAGCTGTTCGGTTACCGGCGCGGCGCCTTCAGCGGGGCGACTGCCGATTACGCCGGACTGTTTCGCGCCGCGCAGAACGGCACGCTCTTTCTCGACGAAATCACCGAGATGAGCGTCGAAACCCAGGGCAAGCTGTTGCGCGCGCTCCAGGAGCGCGCGGTGCGTCCGGTCGGGGCGACGCGCGAAATTCCGGTCAATGCGCGGCTGGTCGCCTCGACCAATCGCGATCCCCAGGCGGCGGTCGAGGAAGGGCGCATCCGGCGCGACCTCTACTACCGGCTGCACGTCAACGTGCTTCACGTTCCCCCGCTGCGCGAGCGGCTTGACGATATTCCGCTGCTCATCGAGCACTTCATCCAGCTCTTCGGGCGGCAGCTCGACCGCAAAACGCCGATTACCGCCATCGACCCCGCGGCGCTGGAGGCCTGCCGGCGCTACTCGTGGCCGGGCAACGTGCGCGAGCTGGCCAATGCGATCGAGGCCGCCTTCACCTTCAACCGTTCGGGCACGATCGCGCTCGATGACCTGCCGCAGGCGATCGCCGCCGCCGCCGGCCTGTCAGCGGCCGCCGCGCCGCGCGTGGGCTCGGCTCTGAGCCTGGCCGGCGCCGAGCGCGAGCTTATCCGGCGCGCGCTGGCCGACGCGCGTGGCAACAAATGCCGCGCCGCCGAGCTGCTCGGGATCTCGCGCAAGATGCTCTACGCGCGGATGGCCCGTCACGGGCTGGTCTGGCGGCGCGGTTCGTGCAGCGCCGAAGAGCGCCCGCCGAGCAAGCCGTCCTGA